In the Bacteroidia bacterium genome, one interval contains:
- a CDS encoding Tex family protein — translation MATQFIDLISAQLSIQHRQVENTVALLEEGATIPFISRYRKERTGSLDEVQIGDIHLLLQKLQEVARRKQTILKTIDEQGNLTEELRQQIENTWSLPELEDLYLPYKPKRKTRASAARQKGLEPLAKIIMAQHERDIEARARQFITDEVADEQEALQGARDIIAEWINESPAARNKVRWLFSKKGTLQAKVVKAKAEEAIKYKDYFNYEESQWRAPSHRILAIRRGEDEGYLRVSIAPPEEEALEQLGRIFIKRGSSEATASQLELAMKDSYKRLLQPGIETEFRSSLKERADEEAIRIFAENLRQLLLAAPLGQKRVMALDPGYRTGCKLVCLDEQGNLIHNETIYPHPPQQEKTAAIKKLHTLANQFKTEAIAIGNGTASRETEHLVKQVRFERDVQAYVVSEAGASVYSASPVAREEFPNYDVTVRGAVSIGRRLMDPLAELVKIDAKSIGVGQYQHDVDQAKLKQGLDKVVESAVNSVGVNLNTASKHLLTYVSGLGPALAQNIVDYRSENGAFGSRQELKKVPRLGGKAFEQAAGFLRIPDAKNPLDKTAVHPESYAVVQQMAKDLKAKPEELVGDKDIRSKVDLQRYVTEETGLPTLSDILDELARPGRDPRKRAETFEFAKGITKIDDLEEGMILPGLVTNITAFGAFVDVGVKQDGLVHISNLKNEFVSNPADVVKLNQQVQVKVLEVDAARKRIQLSMKDV, via the coding sequence ATGGCTACGCAATTCATAGATCTGATTTCTGCTCAACTCTCCATTCAGCACAGGCAGGTGGAGAATACTGTTGCGCTTCTGGAGGAAGGCGCTACGATCCCGTTTATTTCACGATACCGGAAGGAGCGGACGGGCAGCCTTGACGAAGTGCAGATAGGTGATATCCACTTGTTGCTGCAAAAGCTGCAGGAAGTGGCCAGGCGCAAACAGACAATCCTTAAAACGATTGACGAGCAAGGGAACCTGACAGAGGAATTGCGCCAGCAAATTGAGAATACATGGTCGCTGCCGGAACTGGAAGACCTTTACCTGCCATACAAGCCGAAGCGTAAAACACGGGCCAGCGCAGCACGCCAGAAGGGATTGGAGCCCCTGGCCAAAATTATCATGGCGCAGCACGAACGGGATATTGAAGCCCGTGCCCGCCAGTTTATTACAGATGAAGTAGCCGATGAACAAGAGGCGCTGCAAGGGGCACGCGACATTATTGCTGAATGGATAAACGAAAGTCCGGCCGCCCGGAACAAAGTGCGTTGGTTATTCAGCAAAAAAGGAACGCTTCAGGCTAAAGTGGTGAAAGCTAAGGCTGAGGAGGCCATAAAGTACAAGGACTACTTCAACTACGAAGAGTCGCAGTGGCGGGCGCCTTCGCATCGCATTCTGGCCATCAGGCGCGGTGAGGATGAGGGGTATTTGCGGGTGAGCATAGCGCCACCGGAAGAGGAGGCCCTTGAGCAGCTTGGTCGGATCTTCATAAAACGTGGCAGTTCGGAAGCCACGGCTTCTCAACTGGAATTGGCCATGAAAGACAGCTACAAACGGCTGCTGCAACCGGGCATCGAAACGGAATTCAGGAGCAGCCTGAAGGAGCGCGCGGACGAGGAAGCTATCAGGATATTTGCCGAGAACCTGCGGCAGTTGCTCCTTGCTGCGCCCTTGGGCCAGAAGCGCGTGATGGCCCTGGACCCCGGCTACCGCACCGGATGCAAGCTTGTGTGCCTTGACGAGCAGGGAAACCTGATTCACAACGAAACCATATATCCGCACCCGCCACAACAGGAAAAAACAGCGGCCATTAAAAAGCTGCATACGCTGGCCAACCAGTTTAAGACCGAGGCGATCGCCATTGGCAACGGCACGGCCAGTCGCGAAACGGAGCATTTGGTGAAGCAGGTACGTTTTGAGCGCGATGTCCAGGCGTACGTGGTGAGCGAGGCCGGAGCATCCGTGTATTCAGCTTCGCCTGTGGCGCGGGAAGAATTTCCCAACTATGACGTTACCGTGCGTGGTGCCGTGAGCATAGGCAGAAGGCTGATGGACCCGCTGGCTGAGCTTGTGAAAATTGACGCCAAGAGCATTGGGGTAGGGCAATACCAGCATGATGTGGACCAGGCCAAATTGAAGCAGGGTCTGGACAAGGTGGTGGAAAGTGCCGTGAACAGTGTGGGCGTAAATCTTAATACGGCCAGTAAGCACCTGCTCACCTACGTTTCCGGGCTTGGCCCTGCGCTGGCGCAAAACATTGTGGATTACCGCAGCGAAAATGGCGCCTTCGGTTCCAGGCAGGAGTTGAAGAAAGTCCCCCGGCTTGGCGGCAAAGCCTTTGAGCAGGCAGCCGGTTTTCTTCGGATACCGGATGCGAAAAACCCGCTGGATAAAACCGCAGTTCATCCGGAAAGCTACGCGGTGGTGCAGCAAATGGCCAAGGACCTGAAAGCGAAGCCGGAGGAGCTGGTGGGCGACAAGGATATCCGCAGCAAAGTGGATCTGCAGCGCTACGTAACGGAAGAAACGGGCCTTCCCACGCTATCGGATATTCTTGACGAACTCGCCAGGCCGGGCCGTGACCCGCGAAAAAGGGCGGAGACCTTTGAATTCGCAAAAGGCATCACAAAAATTGACGACCTGGAAGAGGGGATGATCTTGCCGGGGCTGGTAACCAACATCACAGCCTTTGGTGCCTTCGTTGACGTGGGCGTAAAGCAGGACGGCCTCGTCCACATCAGCAACCTGAAAAATGAATTTGTGAGCAATCCGGCAGATGTGGTAAAGCTGAACCAGCAAGTTCAGGTAAAAGTGTTGGAAGTGGACGCAGCAAGAAAGCGAATTCAGTTGAGCATGAAGGATGTGTAA
- a CDS encoding NAD(P)-binding oxidoreductase, giving the protein MSTLIIGASGATGRQLAEQLMEKGQKIRIIIRETSKIPDYWNNNSGITIIKANLSEMSVEEMTNHLAECHAVAFCLGHNLTWKGIYGKPRKLVTDAVRLVSEAIQNSTNKIPGKIVLMNTTGNRNRDISEPVSFGEKIVTGLIRLLLPPHSDNEKAADYLRISIGQNDPSIEWVAVRPDSLINESSVTEYTLHVSPTRSAIFNPGKTSRINVAHFMASLILDGSLWNKWKGKMPVIYNVENQKLINEPTTT; this is encoded by the coding sequence ATGTCAACATTAATAATTGGAGCAAGCGGTGCTACGGGCAGGCAACTCGCAGAGCAGTTGATGGAGAAAGGACAGAAAATCAGGATCATTATTCGTGAAACCAGCAAAATTCCTGACTATTGGAATAACAATTCCGGGATAACAATAATCAAAGCTAATTTATCGGAAATGAGCGTGGAAGAGATGACAAACCACCTTGCCGAATGTCATGCTGTTGCCTTTTGCCTGGGACACAATTTAACATGGAAGGGTATTTATGGAAAACCCAGGAAACTCGTTACAGATGCAGTCCGGCTGGTATCAGAAGCGATTCAGAACAGTACAAATAAAATTCCGGGCAAAATTGTATTAATGAATACTACAGGGAACAGAAACCGGGATATTTCCGAACCTGTTTCATTTGGAGAAAAAATTGTGACAGGGTTAATTCGATTATTACTGCCGCCACATTCTGATAATGAAAAAGCTGCAGATTATTTAAGAATCAGTATCGGGCAAAATGATCCTTCAATAGAATGGGTGGCGGTTCGTCCGGACAGTTTAATTAATGAGAGCAGCGTAACCGAATATACTTTGCATGTTTCGCCCACCAGAAGTGCCATTTTTAATCCCGGAAAAACGAGCAGAATCAATGTAGCTCACTTTATGGCAAGCCTGATTTTAGATGGCAGCTTGTGGAATAAATGGAAAGGGAAAATGCCAGTAATTTATAATGTTGAAAACCAGAAATTAATAAATGAACCGACTACAACGTGA
- a CDS encoding gliding motility-associated C-terminal domain-containing protein, producing the protein MAIESFRMSIYNRWGEKLFESADIAIGWDGNYRNVSAPVGVYIYLIEYSYIEKGHLERKIKKGTVQLVR; encoded by the coding sequence ATTGCGATAGAATCCTTCCGCATGTCAATTTACAACCGCTGGGGCGAAAAGCTCTTTGAGAGCGCTGATATTGCTATTGGTTGGGATGGGAATTACCGCAATGTTTCGGCTCCGGTTGGCGTATATATTTATTTAATCGAATACAGCTATATTGAAAAAGGGCATTTGGAGAGGAAGATTAAAAAGGGGACGGTGCAATTGGTGAGGTGA